A region of the Arachis hypogaea cultivar Tifrunner chromosome 15, arahy.Tifrunner.gnm2.J5K5, whole genome shotgun sequence genome:
GCTTGCTATGGACTCGGAGCAGAAGGAAGCCATCATGGAGGACCTCAACAGGTTCGTGAAGAGGAGGGAGTTTTACAAGAGAGTCGGGAGGGCGTGGAAGCGTGGCTACTTGCTCTATGGACCTCCGGGGACTGGAAAATCAAGCTTGATTGCTGCCATGGCTAATTACCTCAAGTTTGATATCTATGACTTGCAGCTTGCTAACATAGTCAGGGATTCCGATCTCCGAAAGCTGCTGCTGGCAACTGCCAATAGGTCCATTCTTGTAATCGAAGACATTGATTGCAGCGTCGATCTTCCCGAGCGTCGCCATGTtgatcatcaccatcatcatggaCGTAAACAAACTGATGTACAGGTCAGTAATCCTATCCGATCCTATGCATACTTGCATACCTTTCATAACTATTCTGGATGGGGACATGCTTTCTTCACTGAGTCGCTGTTATCTTTCAAACATCTGGCCCCACTCATACATTTCATCAATATTAGCTATTCAGTAAAGTATAATTTTTCTCTAGTTTGGAAATACTTCTAAAGTTGTCTTTAATGTTAAGTTGTAATatttaaattcttaatattttaaaattttcttaatactaaaaattttaataaaataatttaaattttaaaatttattctaaatattaagaacaaaaacattttttatttttaattattgaatttcACTTCAAGTTCTGAGATTTTATATCCCACCCAATCTAATagtaataatgaaaaaataagtATCGGATAATCATTATTGGTCTTTTCAATATATCACTTCTATTGTCAAAATAAGAAATATTAGGGtgaccaatttttttaatttgttttatatttaagttAGCACTAACTTTTTTTCCAGTTAAAGTGTTGTCATCTAACGTTCTCTTTTAGTAATGTCTACTTAAATAATATATACattatattaatcaaattattcgGTTGTTAAGCATAATAttacattttaaattttctattttgttcaGAATAAAGATTACTTGAACCCGAACAGAATAATAATATAGTCGTCTATGTCATTTTCTGCTGAGTGAGTTGCATATCATGCATGCCATGATGTGTgtgcattatatatatatggtcTAGAGCATTGTATTTTCACATTATGTTTTAAATTTACGAAAAGAAGGGAAAGGCAGTAAAGAGAAACGATTTATCAACACATGTTTAACATACTAGCGATTTGCAAAATGCAAAGTAGCTTTCATTATATTGATTTAGAATGCAAAGTACCTTTGATTACTTTTAGGTCACGATCTCATTTGTTTGGTATAGTGACTTATTTTATGCTGATGCATGATAGCAAAAGCGATAGGGGGTAGTAGGTTCTTGGCTTAAAATCGTTTGTTTTCGAAATCACAAACCCAATCACGTGGTTTCTGATTGAGGGATGCAAGATGCAATATTATTGCTCGTCCCTTGTGGTTTTAGAACTCGACACGTTCAATGCTTTACATTTTCTTTTAAGAACATGTTCTCATTTGAGACAAaacactttttatattttttccccCTTCCTTCTCCTATACCTAGCTACTCTTGCAAGTGGAAATATTATATTGCATTTTAAAGCAACCCTTAAATGGTAAGTGGGACACAGGACTAGATGATGCATATATATCACAATTGGTTGATACATTTGGTTTTTTGGTAGTAGTTTAATAGTTGTaagtgaaaataaattttaaaaaaaacgaCAAAAAGTATTTACCATGTCATCGTCCAGCAATGGGCGAGCCCAAAAAAGCATGCTTTCACCATCGGTCCACGCATTCTGTTTGGACCGTTCATTGTTCTTGTCGTCTTGTTTTGATGCTTTCTGTATTTTAAGCAGAGCAAGAGCATATATAATGTTGTTCAAAGGtcgttattataattattattataatgttTGGGGATGGTACGTGGCAGGCCACCATAGGAATAGGACGATCCTCGTGTAAAGCTTCTATTCATTATGTTCCAGAAAATTTTGCTTTATTCCTTCTTGGTACAAGATTTTCTGCTGATCTCGTAATATTTTATATTGGTTTCCATGAGAAACCAACACGATTATTCAAAGATGAAGACAAGACTATTGTAGTGACAAGTGACAGACACATCACCATGAGATCTGATGTACATACATCTCTTAAAACATTATTAGCCAAAGATAGCATAAACCCaatctccttttcttttctttttttttcttgttagttcAAAGATTAAGTGGTCAACATTGGTTTTGGAATAATAAATAGCATGATTCATACCTCATCAAAATTCAAACTTCTGACGGTGGTCAGGATATAATTCATCAAAAAACTGAAACCACTTTTTAAGATCGAAAAGATACTTTAAATATTActtaaaattgttttattttatatttttattagaataataataatattagatataataaatatataattatagatattacataaataaaattacaGATGCTAAACTAAATAGTTAGTAGTCTTATTATAGGAAGATGAATGGTGGTGAGCAAAGTTATATGAATTGTAGAAAGCAAAAGTGTATATGATTGATGAAAGAGTGAGATGATTATATGATTATATTGGTGCAGTTAACATTGTCCGGATTGCTGAACTTCATAGATGGGCTATGGTCAAGCTGCGGGGACGAGAGAATCATCATATTCACGACGAACCACAAGGAAAGGCTAGACCCTGCTCTTCTCAGACCAGGAAGAATGGACATGCACATTCACATGTCCTACTGCTCCTTCCAAGCCTTCAAGATCCTTGCCTCCAACTACCTGGACATCTCGTccgaccaccaccaccacctctttCCGGAGATCGAAGGGCTGATCGAGGACACTCAGATCACCCCTGCTCATGTGGCAGAGGAGCTGATGAAGAGTGAAGACGCCGACGTGGCCCTCCAAGGATTCGTGAAGCTCCTCAAGCGGAAGAAGATGGAAGGTGATGTTTGCGAGAATGATGATCCGGATAACAAAGCTGAACCTGCTACTAAGCAATCTAAGAAGCGCAAGGTTGCTTGCAAGCAAAAGAAAACTGTAGCTGCTGCTGGTACACAGAGAAGGACAAGAAGGCTTAGTAGAGGCTCTAGTTTGTAAATTGTTGTAATCAACTTGCTTGCTGCTGCTACTTattgtatgtatttataaaataaaatttgctgATCAATCATCTAGGATTATTAATtttctactctttttttttttttagtttattttccatctaagagaagatgatgaaaaagagagGCAGAGTTTGAGGCAAGTGGACATGTTTATGTATTGTATGGATGTAGTGATGACATTGATTCACTGGTTACATCTAATTCAAATAGAAAGTCTCCTCTGTATGTGTACACATATTGGTTTGTGGCTAAACTCTACATATCTACTACTACTGCAGGAGCTACTTGGATTCGAATTCTCAAACTCGATCCAGAGTTTTAATGATCTTTTCATGTCTAAAACTAGACTATTCAAGTTATAACTTGATTTTGACTGcacaattattatatttttttttaacagtAGGCTATACTTATTATGATGATTAGTACCCATTTAAAGACTTAATGGT
Encoded here:
- the LOC112749477 gene encoding AAA-ATPase At5g17760, with product MFSQREMPSASSMFSAYASMAASMMLLRSMANELIPQPIRGYILNAFHYLVKPRSQSLTLVIEESNGIARNHVYDAAEAYLSTRVSPDNERLKICKSPKEKKLTIRLEKGEKLLDLYDGVSLRWRFICAESDKNAPSENTSISSNVSVRSEKRYFELSFHKKHKQMVLESYLPFVLDKAKEMKDDERVLKMHTLNTSYCYGGVKWDSINLEHPSTFETLAMDSEQKEAIMEDLNRFVKRREFYKRVGRAWKRGYLLYGPPGTGKSSLIAAMANYLKFDIYDLQLANIVRDSDLRKLLLATANRSILVIEDIDCSVDLPERRHVDHHHHHGRKQTDVQLTLSGLLNFIDGLWSSCGDERIIIFTTNHKERLDPALLRPGRMDMHIHMSYCSFQAFKILASNYLDISSDHHHHLFPEIEGLIEDTQITPAHVAEELMKSEDADVALQGFVKLLKRKKMEGDVCENDDPDNKAEPATKQSKKRKVACKQKKTVAAAGTQRRTRRLSRGSSL